One stretch of Plutella xylostella chromosome 15, ilPluXylo3.1, whole genome shotgun sequence DNA includes these proteins:
- the LOC105398377 gene encoding 40S ribosomal protein S5 codes for MAEENWNDEAVEAGSMAVDNMPLPQAADIPEIKLFGRWSCYDVQVSDMSLQDYISVKEKYAKYLPHSAGRYAHKRFRKAQCPIVERLTNSLMMHGRNNGKKLMAVRIVKHAFEIIHLLTGENPLQVLVTAIINSGPREDSTRIGRAGTVRRQAVDVSPLRRVNQAIWLLCTGAREAAFRNIKTIAECVADELINAAKGSSNSYAIKKKDELERVAKSNR; via the coding sequence ATGGCTGAAGAAAATTGGAATGACGAAGCCGTGGAGGCTGGCAGCATGGCTGTCGACAACATGCCCCTGCCCCAGGCCGCTGACATCCCCGAAATCAAGCTGTTCGGCAGATGGAGTTGTTATGATGTCCAGGTTTCGGACATGTCCCTGCAGGACTACATCTCCGTGAAGGAGAAGTACGCTAAATACCTCCCCCACTCCGCCGGCAGGTACGCACACAAGCGCTTCCGTAAAGCGCAGTGCCCCATCGTCGAGCGTCTCACCAACTCCCTGATGATGCACGGACGCAACAACGGAAAGAAGTTGATGGCTGTTCGTATTGTGAAGCACGCTTTTGAGATCATCCATCTCCTAACTGGAGAGAACCCTCTCCAAGTGTTGGTCACAGCCATCATCAACTCTGGTCCCCGTGAAGACTCGACCAGAATCGGTCGCGCCGGTACCGTGCGTCGTCAGGCCGTGGACGTGTCTCCGCTGCGCCGAGTGAACCAGGCTATCTGGCTGCTGTGCACCGGAGCCCGTGAGGCTGCCTTCAGGAACATTAAGACCATTGCCGAGTGTGTTGCTGACGAACTTATCAACGCCGCCAAGGGCTCGTCAAACTCATACGCCATCAAGAAGAAGGATGAACTCGAGCGTGTTGCCAAGTCTAAccgttaa
- the LOC105398376 gene encoding succinate--CoA ligase [GDP-forming] subunit beta, mitochondrial, producing MAALKTSKNVRSMKLFCSKYVPLITTTRNLNLQEYHSKDLLRQHQVSIQDFRILDSKLDLKPLKGFSANEYVVKAQILAGGRGKGHFDNGFKGGVHLTKNSNEIVDLAKNMLGHKLITKQTPKEGILVDKVMVAESVNIKRETYLSIVMERSYNGAALVASPAGGMDIEAVAADTPHLLKTIPIDIFEGVTDKVAEEVAEFLEFKGPLKKKCAEEVKKLWQLFSKVDATQLEINPLVETDDGRVIAVDAKINFDDNAEYRQKAIFALDDVSGTDPREREAAALNLTYIDMDGSIGCMVNGAGLAMATMDLITLSGGRPANFLDLGGGVGQSQVSAALRILESDPKVKAIFVNVFAGIVNCATVAQGIVADCKENPPKHPLVIRLEGTNSAIAKKILEESKMPFKIINDADEAAKTAVKLAQ from the exons ATGGCTGCCTTGAAAACTTCAAAAAATGTTAGATCTATGAAACTGTTCTGTTCGAAATACGTGCCACTAATAACTACGACTAGAAACCTTAATTTACAAGAATACCACAGCAAAGATTTGTTGAGGCAGCACCAGGTTTCCATTCAAGACTTCAGGATTCTTGATTCTAAGTTAGACCTGAAACCCTTGAAAGGTTTTTCAGCTAATGAGTATGTTGTAAAGGCGCAAATATTGGCTGGAGGTCGCGGCAAGGGCCACTTTGATAATGGCTTTAAGGGAGGGGTTCACTTGACCAAAAATTCTAATGAAATTGTTGACTTGGCTAAGAACATGTTAGGACATAAACTCATCACTAAGCAGACGCCTAAAGAGGGCATATTAGTTGACAAAGTTATGGTTGCTGAAAGTGTGAATATCAAGAGGGAAACTTACCTGAGTATTGTGATGGAGAGGAGCTACAATGGTGCAGCTTTAGTGGCTTCTCCTGCTGGAGGCATGGACATTGAGGCAGTGGCAGCTGACACTCCTCATCTCTTGAAGACCATTCCCATTGACATATTTGAAGGTGTCACAGACAAAGTTGCTGAAGAAGTTGCAGAATTCTTGGAATTCAAAGGACCACTGAAGAAAAAGTGTGCTGAGGAAGTCAAGAAGTTGTGGCAATTGTTTTCAAAG GTGGATGCCACTCAATTGGAAATCAACCCACTTGTAGAGACAGATGATGGCAGAGTGATAGCCGTGGatgcaaaaataaactttgatGACAATGCAGAATACCGCCAGAAAGCCATATTTGCACTTGATGATGTCTCAGGGACTGATCCACGTGAG CGTGAGGCTGCTGCCTTGAACCTGACCTACATTGACATGGACGGCAGCATCGGCTGCATGGTTAATGGGGCTGGTCTGGCCATGGCTACTATGGACCTCATCACACTGAGCGGAGGCCGACCGGCCAACTTCCTGGACCTCGGCGGAGGAGTGGGGCAGTCACAAGTATCGGCTGCTCTAAGGATTTTGGAGTCGGACCCCAAAGTTAAAGCTATTTTCGTCAATGTCTTTGCTG gCATTGTTAACTGTGCTACAGTTGCTCAAGGTATTGTGGCAGACTGCAAAGAGAACCCCCCCAAGCATCCTTTGGTAATCAGACTTGAAGGTACCAACTCGGCTATAGCTAAAAAGATCCTTGAAGAATCAAAAATGCCATTCAAAATCATTAATGATGCTGATGAGGCTGCAAAGACTGCAGTCAAATTGGCGCAGTAA
- the LOC105398375 gene encoding mitochondrial-processing peptidase subunit alpha, whose amino-acid sequence MSHIADAKVLFSRLISMKNGLNTLKWRNFSSVTDKASGDVIPLPPLSEPMPNLPDVLYQSSKAEEYVTEITTLSNGLRVASEKKFGQFCTAGVVIDSGPRYEVAYPNGICHFLEKLSFGATHKFSTRDVMLRELERHGGICDCQGSRDTTVYATSADSRGLEAVTQVLAEVTLRPRLSTDEVEAARQAVAFELETLSMRPEQETILMDMIHAAAYRGNTLGLPKICPHENVNKIDRGVILNYLQNHYTPDRMVVAAVGVEHKPFVEFVQKYFVDMKPTWQSEGENTKKTVDTSISQYTGGMEQEECEVPLYPGSDLPELSHVVIGLESCSHGDPDFVATCVLNMMMGGGGSFSAGGPGKGMYTRLYTNVLNRYHWMFNATAYNHAYGDTGLFCVHAASPPSRIHDTALVVARELANMAGKVGENELKRAKTQLQSMLLMNLEARPVVFEDIGRQVLATGRRKPPSYFINEIAKVTADDVVRVATRLLSSKPAVAARGKLAHLPTFEEIQANIALKADAPQGRRINLFRA is encoded by the exons ATGTCTCACATAGCTGATGCAAAAGTACTATTTTCTAGGTtaatttctatgaaaaatgg gttgaacacctTGAAATGGCGTAACTTCAGCAGCGTAACTGACAAAGCGTCAGGTGATGTTATTCCACTGCCCCCTCTCTCGGAGCCGATGCCCAACCTTCCTGATGTGTTATACCAATCGTCTAAAGCAGAGGAATATGTCACCGAAATCACAACTCTAAGCAATGGCCTCAGAGTAGCTTCGGAAAAGAAGTTTGGTCAATTTTGTACTGCTGGAG tgGTGATTGATTCAGGCCCTCGCTATGAAGTTGCATATCCTAATGGAATTTGTCATTTTCTTGAAAAGCTAAGCTTTGGT GCCACTCACAagttttccaccagagatgtgatGCTGAGAGAGCTGGAGCGACACGGAGGCATCTGTGACTGCCAGGGCTCACGGGACACCACTGTCTACGCCACTAGTGCTGACTCCAGAGGTTTAGAAGCTGTTACTCAG GTTCTAGCGGAGGTGACACTGAGGCCTCGCCTGTCCACTGATGAGGTTGAGGCCGCTCGGCAAGCCGTAGCCTTCGAACTGGAGACACTCTCCATGAGGCCTGAACAGGAAACTATTTTGATGGACATGATACATGCA GCTGCCTACAGAGGAAACACTCTAGGCCTCCCCAAGATCTGCCCGCATGAGAATGTGAACAAAATTGACAGAggagttattttaaattatctaCAAAATCATTACACTCCAGACAGGATGGTTGTGGCTGCTGTTGGC GTGGAGCACAAACCATTTGTAGAGTTTGTCCAAAAGTACTTTGTTGACATGAAACCCACCTGGCAATCTGAGGGTGAAAATACAAAGAAGACTGTTGATACATCTATTTCACAATACACTGGTGGGATGGAGCAG GAAGAATGCGAGGTACCTCTTTACCCAGGATCAGACCTGCCTGAGCTGTCACACGTGGTCATTGGATTAGAAA GCTGCTCGCACGGCGACCCCGACTTCGTGGCGACGTGCGTGCTCAACATGATgatgggcggcggcggctcgtTCTCCGCCGGCGGGCCCGGCAAGGGCATGTACACGCGGCTCTACACTAATGTCCTTAACCG ATACCACTGGATGTTCAACGCGACGGCGTACAACCACGCGTACGGCGACACGGGGCTGTTCTGCGTGCACGCCGCGTCGCCGCCGAGCCGCATCCACGACACGGCGCTGGTGGTGGCGCGCGAGCTCGCCAACATGGCCGGCAAGGTCGGAGAGAACGAACTCAAG AGAGCCAAGACGCAGCTGCAGTCGATGCTGCTGATGAACCTGGAGGCGCGGCCCGTGGTGTTCGAGGACATCGGCCGCCAGGTGCTCGCCACCGGCAGGAGGAAGCCGCCCTCATACTTTATCAATGAAATTG CTAAAGTGACGGCGGACGACGTGGTCCGCGTGGCGACGCGTCTCCTCAGCTCCAAGCCGGCCGTGGCGGCGCGCGGCAAGCTGGCCCACCTGCCCACCTTCGAGGAGATACAAGCGAACATCGCGCTCAAAGCTGACGCGCCACAGGGACGACGCATCAACCTGTTCCGTGCTTAG
- the LOC105398374 gene encoding E3 ubiquitin-protein ligase siah-1 yields the protein MANTTELKSDTLPDLDDLLQCPVCYEIPAGQIFQCNEGHHVCGRCKVRLDQCPVCRALFFGTRNYAMEELIANVRKLQAFKLGGKMTVTSVGNGSGSGGSESTTSADNSVAGAPLDGSVEDGDIEDNRIASRAPAACKGLFRCLCCKDGCAERLPAARLLNHLRYFHSPDLLEGKSDNGEYVQAWQIATVPGRIVIAVRVSDMGVFFLVIEISKQSLYAWVSMAAAPLVAHDFCYTITISGNDREAIFTDCVWSVRSCEGALKKRGRCLVVTGGDVRALTAAANVSGRLALRRAPADQQPAAAQPRAVLRVASRGSAAPARASIEPFLQDLQDDVARLSRAFATLGREASALARSESQLRANVAAVRARETRLPAPVVEEPPAPLMIAAADEINPVLSRNARRRMRLRMRAALDAAQSPVGRAQPAEAPPAPAPAPVPAPRAVPPPAPAPHVNEGPSSGAPQAPSQQRTNKKKRRQRR from the exons ATGGCGAATACTACTGAACTAAAG AGTGACACATTGCCAGACCTTGATGATCTCCTGCAGTGTCCAGTTTGCTACGAGATCCCGGCCGGTCAGATATTCCAATGCAATGAGGGGCACCACGTGTGTGGGCGTTGCAAAGTGCGCCTCGACCAGTGCCCTGTCTGTAGGGCACTGTTTTTCGGCACTAGGAACTATGCCATGGAAGAACTTATTGCCAATGTTAGAAAACTGCAGGCCTTT AAACTGGGAGGCAAGATGACAGTGACCTCTGTGGGCAATGGATCTGGCTCTGGTGGTTCAGAGAGCACAACCTCCGCTGACAACTCTGTGGCTGGAGCTCCTCTGGATGGTAGTGTTGAAGATGGAGACATTGAAGACAATAGA ATAGCGTCGCGGGCGCCGGCGGCCTGCAAGGGTCTGTTCCGGTGCCTCTGCTGCAAGGACGGCTGCGCCGAGCGGCTGCCCGCCGCGCGCCTGCTCAACCATCTGCGCTACTTCCATTCGCCGGACCTGCTTGAG GGCAAGTCTGACAACGGCGAATATGTGCAAGCTTGGCAAATCGCTACTGTTCCGGGCAGGATTGTTATAGCAGTCAGAGTATCTGATATGGGAGTGTTCTTCTTAGTCATCGAAATAAGCA aacaATCTCTCTACGCTTGGGTTTCAATGGCCGCTGCGCCGTTAGTGGCCCATGACTTCTGTTACACGATCACAATATCCGGCAATGATCGGGAGGCCATATTTACAGATTGT GTTTGGTCGGTGCGATCATGCGAGGGGGCTCTAAAGAAGCGTGGGCGCTGCCTCGTGGTGACAGGCGGAGACGTGCGCGCGCTGACCGCGGCCGCCAACGTGAGCGGGCGCCTGGCGCTGCGGCGCGCGCCGGCCGACCAGCAGCCGGCCGCCGCGCAGCCCCGCGCCGTGCTGCGCGTGGCCAGCCGGGGctccgccgcgcccgcgcgcgCCTCCATCGAGCCCTTCCTGCAGGACCTGCAGGACGACGTGGCGCGCCTGTCCCGCGCCTTCGCCACCCTCGGCCGCGAGGCGTCCGCCCTCGCACGCTCCGAATCTCAGCTTCGCGCAAACGTAGCGGCGGTGCGCGCCCGCGAGACGCGTCTGCCCGCCCCCGTCGTCGAGGAGCCTCCCGCGCCGCTCATGATCGCCGCTGCCGACGAAATCAACCCAGTCCTATCCCGCAACGCTCGCCGGCGCATGCGCTTGCGAATGCGGGCGGCCCTTGACGCAGCCCAGTCGCCGGTGGGGCGCGCGCAGCCGGCGGaggcgccccccgcgcccgcgcccgcccccgtgcccgcgccccgcgccgtgCCGCCGCCTGCTCCAGCTCCACATGTCAACGAAGGACCATCCAGCGGAGCTCCACAAGCACCATCTCAGCAACGCACTAACAAAAAGAAGCGTCGTCAGCGTAGATAA